The stretch of DNA TTCTCTATATACAATAGGTTTAAATAAGTAGCATAAGGTCTTTCCTGCTGTAGGTTTGGGTGTAGGCCATAATTTTCTTCAAATAGGGTTATAATTGCCGCTCTGGATACCGTCATTTGAAGTATCTTTCGAGCACTTGTCATCATGATTTCAGCTGTTTTTATTCCAATATGATCAAACCTATCTCCATGTTCATTGTGCAGAGGAAGGACATATCCTTGGCCTACATGATTATCAATCAACTGCCCGGTTTTATCAAAAACACCAGCTACAACGACTTCCACATCTTTTGGAACCATTAGCGAAAAGCGGAAGTGGTTTTTATGTTTAGATAGCACGGCCTTCTGGTATTGATAGCGGTCGTTTTTATAAAATATATAAGCAAATGCCTTTTCAGGAAGCACCACTCCTGCTGGAGGATGGTAGGTATAGGTATTTTTGATTCCTGCTTTGGGAGAGGACTGGATTGGCCAAAGGCCTTCATCGTTTTGGTCACTTGAACAGGATAAGAAATGTAGGATGGCAATGAAAAAGAAAATACGGTTCATACAGCAGTATTTTACTATAATTTAGGGGGTGTCCACCTTCTTGCTACTCCATCGACTATTCCACCATCAAAACCTCTAAAATCTGCCTGGCAGCAGCAGCAATTTTCGTCCCAGGACCAAACACGCCCGCCACGCCATGTTCATATAGGAAATTATAATCTTGGTGAGGAATGACGCCCCCTACAATGACTAATATATCTTCCCGTCCTAAAGCCGCCAGGGCCTTTATGGTGGCTGGTACGAGGGTTTTGTGGCCAGCAGCTAAGGAAGAGATACCCAGGATATGGACATCGTTCTCAGCGGCTTGTTGGGCGGCTTCCTCGGGCGTCTGGAAGAGCGGGCCGATGTCGACATCGAAGCCCAGGTCGGCAAAGCTGGTCGCAATGATCTTAGCACCACGGTCATGGCCATCCTGGCCAAGTTTGGCAATCATGATCCGGGGGCGCCGCCCCTCTTGCACCGCAAAAGCGTCTGCCAGGGCTTGTGTTTTTTTGAAATCATCATCCATACTTATTTCACTTGCATATACGCCAGAAATAGCGCGGGTGGTGGCTGTATAACGACCATATACTTTCTCCAGGGCCAGGGAAATTTCGCCGAGGGTGGCCCGGTGGCGAGCCGCCACTATGGCTGCTTCCAATAGATTGCCCTCGCCCGATGCCGCCAATTGCTGAAGCTGGTCCAGGGCTTGCTGCACCTGCTTTTCATTTCTGGTCTTTTTGATGGATTGAATGCGTTTGATTTGCGCTTCGCGCACGGCGGTATTATCGACCTCCAAAATATCTATGGAAGCGGCTTCGTCTGGCCGGAAAAGGTTTAGGCCCAAAATTAGGTCTTTGCCGCTATCAATCCGGGCTTGCTTGCGGGCGGCTGCCTCTTCGATCCGCATCTTGGGCAGCCCCTCTTCGATGGCTTTGGTCATGCCGCCAGCTGCCTCGACTTCTTCGATCAGGGCCCAGGCGCGCTCGGCCAATTGGTGGGTGAGGTATTCTACGTAGTAGGAGCCCGCCCAAGGGTCAACCACTTTGGTGATGTCGGTTTCTTTTTGCAAAAAAAGCTGGGTGTCCCTGGCAATTTTGGCCGAAAAGTCGGTGGGGAGGGCAATGGCTTCGTCGAGGGCATTGGTGTGCAAGGATTGGGTGCCTCCCATGGTGGCCGCCAGGGCTTCGATACAGGTTCGGGCAATATTATTGAAGGGGTCTTGCTCTGTCAAACTCCAACCGGAGGTTTGGCAGTGAGCGCGGAGGGCCATCGATTTGGGATTCTTGGGGTTGAATTGTTGAACAATCCGGGCCCAAAGGAGGCGCCCTGCCCGCATTTTAGCTATTTCCATAAAATGATTCATACCGATGCCCCAAAAGAAGGATAGGCGAGGCGCGAAATCATCTATTTTAAGTCCGGCAGCCAACCCGGTACGAATGTATTCCAGTCCATCTGCCAGCGTGTAAGCCAATTCCAGATCGGCCGTCGCCCCTGCTTCGTGCATGTGGTAACCACTGATACTGATGGAGTTGAATTTGGGCATATGTTGCGCAGCATAGGCAAAAATATCGGCGATGATCCGCATGGAAGGGGTAGGAGGGTAGATATAGGTATTGCGAACCATGAACTCTTTGAGGATGTCGTTTTGGATGGTTCCGCTAAGTTGTACTGGCTGTACACCTTGTTCTTCTGCCGCTACAATAAAAAAAGCCATGATTGGCAGGACGGCACCATTCATGGTCATCGACACCGACATTTTATCCAAGGGAATCTCCTCAAACAAGGTTTTCATATCCTCTACGCTATCAATGGCAA from Saprospiraceae bacterium encodes:
- the scpA gene encoding methylmalonyl-CoA mutase, with protein sequence MPKPDFKQIPLRKDIGNTPPKPIEWSTPEQIPIKSRFSDADLEGVDHLGYVAGIPPFLRGPYSSMYTVRPWTIRQYAGFSTAEESNAFYRRNLAQGQKGLSVAFDLATHRGYDSDHERVQGDVGKAGVAIDSVEDMKTLFEEIPLDKMSVSMTMNGAVLPIMAFFIVAAEEQGVQPVQLSGTIQNDILKEFMVRNTYIYPPTPSMRIIADIFAYAAQHMPKFNSISISGYHMHEAGATADLELAYTLADGLEYIRTGLAAGLKIDDFAPRLSFFWGIGMNHFMEIAKMRAGRLLWARIVQQFNPKNPKSMALRAHCQTSGWSLTEQDPFNNIARTCIEALAATMGGTQSLHTNALDEAIALPTDFSAKIARDTQLFLQKETDITKVVDPWAGSYYVEYLTHQLAERAWALIEEVEAAGGMTKAIEEGLPKMRIEEAAARKQARIDSGKDLILGLNLFRPDEAASIDILEVDNTAVREAQIKRIQSIKKTRNEKQVQQALDQLQQLAASGEGNLLEAAIVAARHRATLGEISLALEKVYGRYTATTRAISGVYASEISMDDDFKKTQALADAFAVQEGRRPRIMIAKLGQDGHDRGAKIIATSFADLGFDVDIGPLFQTPEEAAQQAAENDVHILGISSLAAGHKTLVPATIKALAALGREDILVIVGGVIPHQDYNFLYEHGVAGVFGPGTKIAAAARQILEVLMVE